One genomic region from uncultured Cohaesibacter sp. encodes:
- a CDS encoding tellurite resistance TerB family protein — protein sequence MFDASKLINEILGATNGTGQTTTGNQANSGDLLQRGRDYLSNNAGGIGGGAIAGGLAGYMMGSKKGRKMAKKAATYGGLALVAGLAYKAYSDYQGKKAGVPVVDGQIGRGENTIPASMHQTQGSQQKLSHVPVVPMGSGFEVNEMTERATGVGATLVSAMIAAAKADGQIDTAEHKAIFDKIEELQLSSEEKLFLFDQLNKPLDIDGLVAQTRTKEQAVEVYMASLMAIEPDTPSEQAYLTMLAARLGLEPELVSQIHQTLIEAED from the coding sequence ATGTTTGACGCATCGAAACTGATCAATGAAATTCTTGGCGCAACCAATGGAACGGGTCAGACGACCACAGGCAATCAGGCAAATTCGGGTGATCTGCTGCAACGGGGACGAGACTATCTGAGCAACAATGCCGGAGGCATTGGCGGCGGTGCCATCGCCGGGGGGCTCGCCGGTTACATGATGGGCTCCAAGAAGGGCCGCAAGATGGCCAAGAAAGCCGCGACCTACGGCGGTCTCGCGCTCGTGGCCGGCCTCGCCTACAAGGCCTATTCCGACTATCAGGGCAAGAAGGCTGGCGTGCCGGTCGTCGACGGTCAGATCGGGCGCGGTGAGAATACCATTCCCGCCAGCATGCACCAGACCCAAGGCTCGCAGCAAAAACTCAGCCATGTGCCCGTGGTTCCTATGGGGTCGGGTTTCGAGGTCAACGAAATGACGGAACGGGCGACCGGCGTCGGCGCCACTCTCGTCAGCGCGATGATCGCAGCCGCAAAGGCAGACGGGCAGATCGATACAGCCGAGCACAAGGCGATCTTTGACAAGATCGAGGAATTGCAATTGTCCTCGGAGGAAAAGCTGTTCCTGTTCGACCAGCTTAACAAGCCGCTCGACATTGATGGTCTTGTTGCCCAGACCCGGACGAAAGAGCAGGCCGTCGAAGTCTACATGGCCTCCCTGATGGCGATTGAGCCTGATACCCCCTCCGAGCAGGCCTATCTGACCATGCTGGCCGCCCGTCTCGGTCTTGAGCCTGAGCTGGTCAGCCAGATCCACCAGACGCTAATCGAAGCGGAAGACTAG
- a CDS encoding DUF4424 family protein, with translation MTYRLLSKAHLALVISSFSLLLSSGSGHANDASAMLEAGGIRLVENHAISLDYEDLYISPAEIRIHYEFSNKTDSDQTMLVAFPVPEVDADPEANYGSQNIDPVDFLDFSVRANSVEVKPDLEIRLVMHGIDYTDELLAMGVPEHRFAPNYYQQLDALSEETKLALAAKGLIDYTAGDGFFFAKWKIKATYSWTQTFPARSTTVLEHSYHPVLGGGIFSVQYSVDPVAERFCIDQSFRKGLERKVAQSGRDEMLSDEVRYILRTANTWLGPIGEFRLVIDKMKPENLISLCIGDIQKIAPTQFEFKATNYTPDQDLDILVVRPPDWDTN, from the coding sequence ATGACCTACCGCCTGCTCAGCAAGGCCCACCTTGCTCTTGTCATTTCATCCTTTTCGCTGTTGTTATCGTCCGGCTCTGGCCACGCCAATGATGCGTCCGCCATGCTGGAGGCCGGAGGCATCCGGCTCGTCGAGAACCACGCCATCTCGCTTGATTATGAGGATCTCTACATCAGCCCCGCCGAGATCCGCATCCATTACGAATTCTCCAACAAGACCGACAGTGACCAGACGATGCTGGTCGCCTTCCCGGTGCCGGAGGTCGACGCCGATCCGGAAGCCAACTATGGCAGCCAGAATATCGATCCGGTGGATTTTCTCGATTTTTCGGTGCGGGCAAATAGTGTTGAGGTCAAACCTGACCTCGAAATCCGGCTCGTGATGCATGGCATCGACTATACTGACGAGCTGTTGGCCATGGGCGTTCCGGAACATCGCTTCGCGCCGAACTACTATCAGCAGCTCGATGCCCTCAGCGAGGAGACCAAACTGGCGCTGGCGGCCAAGGGGCTGATCGACTACACCGCCGGAGATGGCTTCTTCTTTGCCAAATGGAAGATCAAGGCAACCTACAGCTGGACGCAGACCTTCCCCGCCCGCAGCACCACCGTTCTGGAGCACAGCTATCATCCGGTTCTGGGTGGCGGCATTTTCAGCGTACAATATAGCGTCGATCCGGTCGCAGAACGCTTCTGCATCGATCAGAGCTTCCGCAAGGGCCTCGAGCGCAAGGTGGCGCAGTCCGGTCGGGACGAAATGCTCAGCGACGAAGTTCGCTATATCCTCAGGACCGCCAACACATGGCTGGGGCCAATTGGCGAGTTTCGGCTGGTAATCGACAAGATGAAACCGGAAAACCTGATCAGCCTGTGCATCGGTGACATCCAGAAGATCGCGCCGACCCAGTTCGAATTCAAGGCCACCAATTACACCCCGGATCAGGATCTCGACATTCTGGTGGTCAGGCCTCCCGACTGGGACACGAACTGA
- a CDS encoding aspartate aminotransferase family protein, whose protein sequence is MDIDRITELFKDHLNPGQFHFMKLLGFHKVKIESAKGVYYRDQNGRDILDFFGGFGTLAIGHNHPRVIEARRKFGEEDRHEVAMAFLSQYASALATNLAAIAPGDLDMVFLGSTGSEVMEAAIKVAEKYQGPERSKVLYAENSFHGKSKGVLSITDSTLYQSDFKLVDNVTKVPFGDLDAIRVALDNDPAIGIVCLETIQGGGGIIEAPASFWQGLRKLCDERDVLWVADEVQSGTGRTGRFFAFEHYGVVPDVTALAKALGGGKSAMAAMIARREIYMGAYGKPATALIHGPATFGGIGEACITAIETLNVIYEEGLLENAQEVGGYMKSELQRLMAKHPTLIKDVRGRGFMLGLEFQDFSQTMPMAVRPMLAVLDDKLKGSLSGFIGSALLRDHDVLVAFTEYNRNVVRLQPPLITTRENVDQFIAAFDTVLSGGVIKIVTDFVKSQAS, encoded by the coding sequence ATGGATATCGACCGGATCACCGAGCTGTTCAAGGACCATCTCAATCCGGGCCAGTTCCACTTCATGAAGCTTCTGGGCTTTCACAAGGTGAAGATCGAGAGCGCCAAGGGGGTCTATTACCGCGACCAGAACGGGCGCGACATACTCGATTTCTTCGGCGGGTTCGGCACGCTGGCCATCGGCCATAACCATCCGCGCGTCATCGAGGCCCGTCGCAAGTTCGGTGAGGAAGACCGGCATGAAGTAGCCATGGCCTTCCTGTCGCAATATGCCTCTGCCCTTGCAACCAACCTTGCGGCCATCGCTCCGGGTGATCTCGACATGGTCTTCCTCGGCTCGACCGGTTCGGAAGTGATGGAAGCGGCGATCAAGGTAGCCGAAAAATATCAGGGGCCCGAGCGCAGCAAGGTGCTCTATGCCGAGAACAGCTTCCACGGCAAGTCCAAGGGCGTTCTGTCGATCACCGACAGCACCCTTTATCAGTCGGACTTCAAGCTCGTCGACAATGTCACCAAGGTGCCATTTGGTGATCTCGATGCCATCCGCGTTGCCCTCGACAATGATCCGGCCATCGGCATTGTCTGCCTTGAGACCATTCAGGGTGGCGGCGGCATCATCGAAGCTCCGGCCTCCTTCTGGCAGGGCCTGCGCAAGTTGTGCGATGAACGCGATGTACTCTGGGTTGCCGACGAAGTGCAGTCCGGCACGGGCCGCACGGGCCGCTTCTTTGCTTTTGAGCATTATGGCGTGGTGCCAGATGTCACGGCTCTCGCCAAGGCACTGGGGGGCGGCAAGTCAGCCATGGCTGCCATGATCGCCCGTCGCGAGATCTATATGGGTGCCTATGGCAAGCCAGCCACTGCTCTCATCCATGGTCCGGCCACCTTCGGCGGCATCGGCGAGGCCTGCATTACCGCCATCGAGACACTGAATGTGATCTATGAGGAAGGACTTCTGGAGAATGCGCAGGAAGTCGGCGGCTACATGAAGTCCGAATTGCAGAGACTGATGGCAAAGCACCCGACCCTGATCAAGGATGTGCGCGGTCGCGGCTTCATGCTCGGGCTTGAGTTCCAGGACTTCTCCCAGACCATGCCGATGGCCGTGCGCCCGATGCTTGCCGTGCTTGATGACAAGCTCAAGGGCTCGCTCTCCGGCTTCATTGGCTCGGCGCTGCTGCGAGATCACGATGTACTGGTGGCCTTCACCGAATATAACCGCAACGTGGTGCGCCTGCAGCCGCCCCTGATCACGACGCGCGAGAATGTCGACCAATTCATCGCAGCCTTCGATACCGTCCTGTCCGGTGGGGTGATCAAGATTGTCACCGACTTTGTGAAAAGTCAGGCAAGCTGA